The following proteins come from a genomic window of Lolium rigidum isolate FL_2022 chromosome 5, APGP_CSIRO_Lrig_0.1, whole genome shotgun sequence:
- the LOC124654872 gene encoding GPI mannosyltransferase 2-like has product MEPPVAAVVRHAVVSRALVLALSLLARLLFRPYDTSASLHPPCLSSPSFPSPAPSYNSTAAVAISSLAVWDGVHFARSAECGYEYEQSFAFLPLLPASMALLSRTLFAPLVPVLGYRAVLVLSGHVLNNVAFVAAAAYFYRLSVLILKDSGAAYRASVLFCFNPASVFYSSLYSESLYALFSLGGLFYLFSGANTVAMIMLAVSGSARSNGALNAGYFCFQALLQAYDAAIQKKRPILAVQALITGFLRSTFIFIPFFAFQAYGYLNICIHGNSDELRPWCKAKLPLLYSFIQSHYWGVGFLRYFQVKQLPNFLLASPVLSLAVYSIAHYTKMLHQLFQSNNIHEKIIATVEGRSVELCESSDVATVLKSEFSSGLNNKSQAHTEVKKRKSAASEATSASLESDRSTGRILKVDKDECPILVLPFILHLTFMTFTAFFVMHVQVSTRFLSASPPIYWAASRILVSPRGSSKRWGYFIVVYFIAYILLGSLLFPNFYPFT; this is encoded by the exons ATggagccgccggtcgccgccgtcGTACGGCACGCCGTCGTCTCCCGCGCCCTGGTCCTTGCCCTCTCCCTCCTCGCTCGCCTTCTCTTCCGCCCCTACGACACCTCGGCCTCCCTCCACCCGCCATGCCTCTCCTCCCCATCCTTTCCCTCTCCCGCCCCCTCTTATAATTCCACTGCCGCCGTCGCCATTTCGTCCTTAGCAGTGTGGGACGGGGTCCACTTCGCCCGCTCCGCCGAGTGCGGCTACGAGTACGAGCAGTCGTTCGccttcctccccctcctccccgccTCCATGGCTCTCCTCTCCCGAACCC TGTTCGCCCCGCTGGTGCCGGTGCTGGGGTACAGGGCCGTGCTCGTGCTCTCCGGGCATGTTCTCAACAACGTGGCGTTCGTTGCCGCCGCGGCCTACTTCTACAG ATTGTCTGTACTGATATTAAAGGACTCAGGAGCAGCCTACCGAGCgtctgttctcttttgcttcaatcctGCTTCAGTGTTCTACTCATCACT ATATTCAGAAAGTCTTTATGCGCTGTTTTCGCTTGGTGGGCTGTTCTACCTGTTTTCCGGTGCCAATACCGTTGCAATGATAATGCTCGCTGTCTCTGGTTCCGCTAGGTCAAATGGAGCACTTAATGCTGGTTATTTCTGTTTTCAGGCTTTGCTACAAGCATATGATGCTGCTATACAGAAGAAAAGGCCTATA TTGGCAGTGCAGGCCCTTATCACTGGATTTTTGCgctccacttttatatttatACCATTCTTTGCTTTCCAAGCATATGGATATTTAAACATATGCATACACGGGAACTcagatgagttgaggccatggtgCAAAGCAAAATTGCCCCTTTTGTACAGTTTTATTCAGAGCCACTACTG GGGAGTTGGTTTCTTGAGATACTTTCAAGTGAAGCAGCTGCCCAACTTTCTTTTAGCTTCACCAGTACTGTCCCTTGCAGTTTATTCTATAGCTCATTACACAAAAATGCTTCACCAACTCTTCCAGTCAAATAACATACACGAGAAGATTATTGCTACTGTTGAGGGGAGGTCAGTTGAATTATGCGAAAGCTCAGATGTTGCCACGGTGTTGAAGAGTGAATTTTCTAGTGGACTAAATAACAAAAGCCAAG CACACACTGAGGTTAAAAAGAGAAAATCTGCTGCCTCCGAGGCTACTTCGGCATCTTTAGAGAGCGACAGGTCAACCGGTCGAATTCTGAAAGTTGATAAGGACGAGTGCCCCATACTAGTTCTTCCTTTCATTTTACATCTGACATTCATGACATTTACTGCCTTCTTCGTGATGCACGTCCAG GTGTCAACGCGATTTCTGTCTGCTAGTCCCCCGATCTACTGGGCTGCTTCGCGCATTTTGGTTTCTCCAAGGGGCTCGTCCAAGAGATGGGGATACTTCATCGTCGTTTACTTCATTGCTTATATTCTTCTAGGCAGTTTGCTCTTCCCCAACTTCTACCCGTTCACATGA
- the LOC124651179 gene encoding disease resistance protein RPM1-like, with amino-acid sequence MAETAILLVIKKISIVVAGEVLHLAKPLFAKKSGLVAALPTNMEFIKEELEMVHAFLKKISTRECSDIVSETWITQVRRLAYDIEDIVDQFIYIVAEHQGKGFLSNFKKVIKRPQSLFSLDVMAIEVEKMKQRLRELSSRRDRWIQAKVSGIDVEIPNYENRQEAYQFRHCQSDNDDDFVGVDKYRELLNKLLYSEDCSLRIIAVCGMGGLGKSSLVHNAYKSERSPFECRAWISVSQSCEVDDILRNMLKQLCGNDNKIQSKVAKMKNDKLRVELKKFLEKKRYMIVLDDVWRGAVALEIRNLLLNSGTRSRVVITTRIDEVASVAEDACKIELEPLNKHDAWILFSRKVFWKIENQVCPPELQEWGEKIVKRCAGLPLALVALGSLLSLRDKSEAEWKSFYSKITCELHNNPDINHVEWILNLSYRHLPYYLQNCFLYCAMFPEGHLLKRKKLIRLWIAEGFIEQRGTISLEEVAESYLIELVHRSMLQVVARNSFGRIRRLRMHDLVRELAIKLSEKECFSSVYDDTSGVIKIVSDSRRMSVLRCETAIRLTMDSSRLRTLLAFDRTMLHCSWSHYIPSKSKYLAVLDLSGLPIETICHSIGELFNLKYLCLNDTNVKSLPKTINRLQSLETLSLERTQLITFPPGFAELKKLRHVLVWKLIDTAQSSFSQSLGVRTNEGLWNLKELQTLDEVRANEKFISKMGNLTQLRSLYISDVRSKYCSQLCSSTSKMQHLVRLHVKAINQDEILSLESLALPPQLQTLELSGRLAEAVVQSPFFSAHANTLVRLSLCWCNFAENPIPHISKLSNLTSLRLRKAYTGQQIGFSAGWFPKLKGMALVDMAYVRQIYIEEGSLINLEYLNLNGFNELADVPDGIEFLPSIQKILFSSMHPDFRVSLQESARMGRLKHVHVMYRQ; translated from the coding sequence ATGGCAGAGACTGCTATTCTTCTAGTCATAAAGAAAATTAGCATAGTCGTGGCAGGAGAAGTATTACACCTAGCAAAGCCCTTGTTTGCAAAGAAATCTGGATTAGTTGCAGCGCTCCCGACTAACATGGAATTTATAAAGGAAGAACTTGAGATGGTACATGCGTTTCTGAAGAAAATTAGTACAAGGGAATGCAGTGATATAGTCTCGGAGACATGGATAACGCAAGTTAGGAGGTTAGCATATGACATTGAAGATATCGTGGATCAGTTTATCTATATTGTTGCTGAACACCAGGGGAAGGGTTTCTTGAGTAATTTCAAGAAAGTTATCAAAAGACCCCAGTCCTTGTTTTCATTGGATGTGATGGCTATTGAGGTTGAGAAAATGAAACAGAGACTCAGGGAACTGTCAAGTAGGCGAGACCGGTGGATACAAGCAAAAGTTAGTGGGATCGATGTTGAGATACCAAACTATGAAAATAGACAAGAGGCATATCAGTTCAGACACTGTCAATCTGACAATGATGATGACTTTGTCGGCGTTGATAAATATAGGGAACTCCTAAATAAGTTGCTGTACTCTGAAGATTGTTCATTGCGTATAATAGCTGTTTGCGGTATGGGTGGATTAGGCAAAAGTTCTCTTGTTCATAATGCCTACAAGAGTGAAAGGTCCCCTTTTGAATGTCGGGCATGGATTTCTGTTTCACAATCCTGTGaagttgatgatattttgagaaACATGTTGAAACAACTCTGTGGGAACGACAACAAAATACAGTCCAAGGTCGCAAAAATGAAAAATGATAAATTAAGAGTAGAATTGAAGAAATTTCTGGAGAAAAAGCGGTACATGATTGTACTGGATGATGTATGGAGAGGTGCAGTTGCTTTGGAAATCAGAAATCTGCTTTTGAACAGTGGGACGAGAAGCAGAGTAGTCATCACAACTAGAATTGATGAGGTAGCTTCAGTTGCTGAAGATGCATGCAAGATCGAGCTTGAGCCTCTAAACAAGCATGACGCGTGGATTTTATTCTCAAGAAAGGTGTTTTGGAAAATAGAAAATCAGGTTTGCCCTCCAGAATTACAGGAGTGGGGTGAAAAGATAGTGAAGAGATGTGCAGGCTTGCCATTAGCTCTTGTGGCATTAGGGAGCTTATTATCACTACGAGATAAGAGTGAAGCAGAATGGAAgtccttttacagtaaaattacatGTGAATTGCATAACAATCCGGACATAAACCATGTAGAGTGGATTTTGAATTTAAGTTACAGGCATCTACCGTATTATTTGCAGAACTGTTTCTTGTATTGTGCTATGTTCCCAGAAGGCCATCTCCTTAAGAGAAAAAAGCTTATTAGATTGTGGATTGCAGAGGGGTTTATTGAACAAAGAGGAACAATCAGTTTGGAAGAGGTTGCTGAAAGCTATCTCATAGAGCTCGTCCATCGGAGCATGCTTCAAGTCGTAGCCAGGAACAGTTTTGGTCGGATTCGACGTCTCCGTATGCATGATCTTGTACGCGAATTGGCCATAAAACTCTCTGAGAAGGAGTGTTTCAGTTCAGTCTATGATGACACCTCAGGAGTTATAAAGATTGTTTCTGATTCGCGCCGTATGTCGGTCCTCCGATGCGAGACAGCCATCCGATTGACCATGGATTCATCGAGACTTCGCACCTTATTAGCATTTGACAGAACCATGCTTCATTGTTCATGGTCTCATTACATCCCATCCAAATCGAAATACCTTGCAGTGTTGGACTTGTCAGGCTTGCCTATTGAGACCATCTGCCATTCAATTGGAGAACTGTTTAACCTTAAGTATCTGTGCCTCAATGACACCAATGTGAAGTCACTCCCAAAAACTATCAACAGACTTCAGAGTTTAGAGACCTTAAGCCTTGAAAGGACTCAGTTAATAACTTTCCCTCCTGGGTTTGCTGAACTAAAGAAGTTGCGGCATGTACTTGTCTGGAAATTGATAGATACTGCACAGTCAAGTTTCAGTCAATCCTTAGGTGTCCGAACAAATGAAGGCCTTTGGAATTTGAAGGAACTGCAGACTTTGGATGAAGTCCGAGCTAATGAAAAATTTATCAGCAAAATGGGAAATTTAACCCAACTAAGGAGTCTTTACATTTCAGATGTAAGGAGTAAATACTGCTCACAGCTGTGTTCGTCTACGTCGAAGATGCAACATCTCGTAAGGTTACATGTAAAAGCAATCAACCAGGATGAAATTCTCAGTCTCGAATCTTTGGCATTGCCTCCTCAACTTCAGACGCTTGAGCTGTCAGGGCGGCTAGCAGAAGCTGTGGTGCAATCTCCATTCTTTTCAGCCCATGCAAATACCCTTGTCAGATTAAGTTTATGTTGGTGCAATTttgcagaaaacccgataccccaTATCTCTAAATTATCAAATTTAACAAGCTTGCGTCTGAGAAAGGCATACACCGGCCAGCAAATAGGGTTCAGTGCAGGTTGGTTCCCAAAGTTGAAAGGGATGGCCTTGGTAGACATGGCATATGTTCGTCAGATTTATATAGAAGAGGGATCTTTAATCAATCTCGAGTATCTGAACCTGAATGGTTTCAATGAATTAGCTGATGTCCCTGATGGAATCGAATTTCTCCCATCCATACAGAAGATACTTTTCAGTAGCATGCATCCTGATTTCAGGGTCAGTTTGCAAGAAAGTGCTAGAATGGGAAGGCTAAAACATGTCCATGTCATGTATAGGCAGTAA